One window from the genome of Geitlerinema sp. PCC 9228 encodes:
- a CDS encoding NYN domain-containing protein, with protein MSENGLPPTAVTANSGSSFASQFPNGGYSQSEAMLSPYQHLSRYLYHAIAQIHSYYPRWLKEKYRCYDWKSDRMATKVTEKLATKLQPAQDTDTAIATILDIFQFFFIPRFFLSPQFAGLLAELRQVLATYPHLQLPLTPFTPTQTASPPSTNGTTKTDNIALLLLDAENFQISLEEEQFLNEICRHTIHVKIAFAHWQGMGKKDVELHKQGYQLIHVPSGKDSADVKMASVGASIFLQYPNAQEIFVCSCDGALTHLSNTLNSHGLTVYQVQKQGKTIAVYNSKTGEHHSKSWEKHPDIDTPQKYLQNIGEIVRELQEKKQQQWVALTAIAETFSHRYKISMEAMGNRYFPQENLLQVLSKYAHYLVVYQPVGDPDAYVTFFEPTGGETFSQNGQTPSSPLSSQPSHSQETLSSAQELEKKLQRCWHALEKKQPGKPITPGKLGIEFRDRYGEKPTTVILRLGVASSLQKFLAQCPSFILYSGTKEYYVAIAATHHIKSPAALESILVDLCRQLIQTRCQPQFPKIDLSTLAAAFNKQYQLPLSQILKGLNLPTSLPRYLQSCDRLLIEKYGKSYLISLK; from the coding sequence ATGTCTGAAAACGGTTTGCCCCCCACAGCAGTGACAGCCAATTCCGGTTCTTCTTTTGCTTCCCAATTCCCCAATGGTGGATACAGCCAGAGCGAGGCAATGCTATCCCCCTACCAGCATTTGAGTCGGTATCTGTACCATGCTATTGCCCAAATCCACAGCTACTATCCCCGCTGGTTGAAGGAAAAATACCGCTGCTACGATTGGAAAAGCGATCGCATGGCCACCAAGGTTACCGAAAAACTCGCTACGAAACTCCAACCCGCCCAAGATACCGACACTGCCATTGCAACCATTCTCGATATTTTCCAGTTTTTCTTTATTCCCCGCTTTTTTCTTTCTCCCCAATTTGCTGGGTTGCTTGCCGAACTGCGACAGGTTCTCGCGACGTACCCCCATTTGCAACTACCGCTGACACCCTTTACCCCTACCCAAACAGCTTCTCCCCCATCCACCAACGGCACTACCAAAACCGACAATATTGCTCTGTTGCTTTTGGATGCAGAAAATTTTCAAATTTCTCTGGAAGAAGAACAGTTTCTCAATGAAATTTGCCGGCATACTATTCACGTGAAAATTGCTTTTGCCCACTGGCAGGGGATGGGGAAAAAGGATGTGGAATTGCACAAACAGGGGTATCAGTTAATTCACGTTCCTTCCGGGAAAGACAGTGCCGATGTCAAAATGGCTTCGGTGGGTGCATCAATTTTTCTGCAATATCCCAACGCCCAAGAAATTTTTGTTTGCTCTTGCGATGGGGCGTTAACCCATCTTTCCAATACCCTGAACTCCCACGGTCTGACGGTTTACCAGGTACAAAAACAAGGAAAAACCATCGCGGTTTACAATAGCAAAACTGGAGAACATCACAGCAAATCCTGGGAAAAACATCCCGATATCGATACGCCGCAAAAATATTTACAAAATATTGGGGAAATTGTGCGGGAACTGCAAGAGAAAAAACAACAGCAGTGGGTGGCTTTAACTGCGATCGCGGAAACATTTTCCCATCGGTATAAGATATCTATGGAAGCGATGGGCAATCGCTATTTTCCCCAGGAAAATCTATTGCAAGTACTGTCCAAATACGCCCATTATTTGGTAGTTTACCAGCCTGTTGGCGACCCAGATGCCTACGTAACGTTTTTTGAACCAACTGGCGGAGAAACCTTTTCTCAAAACGGTCAAACGCCTTCCTCCCCGCTTTCCAGCCAACCTTCTCATTCCCAGGAAACACTTTCCTCAGCCCAGGAATTGGAGAAAAAACTACAAAGATGCTGGCATGCTTTGGAGAAAAAACAACCAGGCAAACCCATTACCCCTGGAAAATTAGGCATTGAATTTCGCGATCGCTATGGAGAAAAACCCACTACAGTGATTTTACGATTGGGAGTTGCTAGTAGCTTGCAGAAATTTTTAGCCCAGTGTCCCAGTTTTATTTTATACTCGGGCACCAAAGAGTATTACGTAGCGATCGCAGCCACCCATCATATCAAATCCCCCGCGGCTTTGGAAAGTATATTGGTGGATTTGTGCCGCCAACTCATCCAAACCCGTTGCCAACCGCAGTTTCCCAAAATTGACCTGAGTACCCTCGCTGCCGCGTTCAACAAACAATATCAGCTTCCCCTCTCTCAAATTCTCAAAGGTCTCAATTTGCCTACCAGTCTCCCCCGCTACCTGCAATCTTGCGATCGTCTTTTGATTGAAAAATATGGCAAAAGCTATCTCATTTCCCTAAAATAA
- a CDS encoding cation:proton antiporter: protein MEQILSNLPNSPVVSFTILLLVILIVPPIFERLRLPGLVGLLLAGVVLGQDGLQLLDAKSETTKLLSDIGKIYLMFVAGLEIDLEEFRKKKNRSLGFGAATFLLPLLGGMLVGKLFGFSWNGAVLMGSLLASHTLLGYPIVKRLGVAESEPVVVTIGATIFTDIAALLVLAICVSVHAGEFSLMSLVIQLVSLGIYAIVVLYGLDKAGKSYFQRTGDDEGNQFLFVLLAVFLASMGAELIHVDKIVGAFLAGLAVNDVVGDGPVKEKVEFVGSVLFIPIFFVSMGLLLNVSAFISTLQSSLALPVAVVTLLFVSKLAASFLAKLVYRYNWQEMLTMWSLSIPQVAATLAAALAAYEAVAPNGDRLISAEMFNSVIVLMLVTALAGPVLTARFASKLELPVQGFEKEDGTIWWESQEDDEAIALDSEPAGFSVVVPVCNPLTERFLVEMGALLAQHEAGTVIPLSVVMAQVHMDEPLLNASLRRSQQLLDRAVHVSREFQVPASGEIRIDDDVAHGISRTARETNASLILMGWSETTGLRARLFGTVVDSVFWSAHCPVAMVRLLDDPVNIHRILVPVKNLTPQAIRAVRFAQLFADSNQAEVILLHVCDRRTPEEQIDAFEKEMSHAFSQVSFSGTTSIKTIPGDEAAPVILEVAKSVDMVVLRSVRRRTAGGLSVSDVTTQVIKELTCSLVLFGEPHS, encoded by the coding sequence ATGGAACAAATTCTGAGTAACTTACCCAACAGCCCTGTCGTTTCTTTTACCATCCTACTGCTGGTTATTCTGATCGTACCCCCCATTTTTGAGCGGTTGCGGCTTCCGGGATTGGTGGGGTTGCTGCTGGCTGGCGTGGTTTTGGGTCAAGATGGCTTGCAGTTGCTGGATGCGAAATCGGAAACGACTAAACTCCTCTCGGATATTGGCAAAATTTATTTGATGTTTGTGGCGGGATTGGAAATTGACCTGGAGGAGTTCCGCAAGAAGAAAAACCGCTCTTTAGGCTTTGGTGCCGCTACGTTCTTGCTGCCTTTACTGGGTGGCATGCTGGTGGGGAAGTTGTTTGGTTTCAGCTGGAACGGTGCGGTTTTGATGGGGTCGTTGCTGGCTTCTCACACGTTGTTGGGCTATCCCATTGTGAAACGGCTAGGCGTGGCAGAAAGCGAACCAGTGGTGGTGACGATTGGGGCAACGATTTTTACGGATATTGCTGCTTTGCTGGTTTTGGCTATTTGCGTATCGGTGCACGCTGGTGAATTTTCTTTGATGTCGCTGGTGATACAGTTGGTGTCGTTGGGCATTTATGCGATTGTCGTTTTGTATGGATTGGACAAAGCGGGGAAATCGTATTTCCAGCGTACGGGAGATGATGAGGGAAATCAGTTTTTATTCGTGCTGCTGGCGGTATTTTTGGCTTCCATGGGGGCGGAACTGATTCATGTGGATAAAATTGTGGGGGCGTTTTTAGCAGGACTGGCGGTAAACGATGTGGTTGGCGACGGTCCGGTGAAGGAAAAGGTGGAGTTTGTGGGCAGTGTCCTGTTTATTCCTATCTTTTTTGTGTCTATGGGGCTGTTGCTGAATGTGTCGGCGTTTATTAGTACGTTGCAGAGTTCTCTGGCTTTGCCGGTGGCGGTGGTGACGTTGTTATTTGTCAGTAAGTTGGCAGCGTCGTTTTTGGCGAAGCTGGTCTATCGCTACAACTGGCAGGAGATGCTGACCATGTGGTCGCTGTCAATTCCCCAGGTGGCGGCAACCCTGGCGGCGGCGTTGGCGGCTTACGAAGCTGTTGCCCCCAATGGCGATCGCTTGATTAGTGCGGAAATGTTCAATAGTGTTATTGTACTGATGTTAGTGACTGCTCTGGCGGGTCCTGTGCTGACGGCAAGATTTGCGAGCAAGTTAGAGTTGCCGGTGCAGGGATTTGAAAAAGAAGACGGTACCATTTGGTGGGAGTCTCAAGAAGATGATGAAGCGATCGCCCTGGATAGCGAACCGGCCGGATTTTCGGTGGTGGTACCGGTGTGCAACCCGCTGACAGAGCGATTTTTGGTAGAAATGGGGGCATTGCTGGCACAGCATGAGGCGGGAACGGTGATTCCCCTATCGGTGGTGATGGCTCAGGTCCACATGGACGAACCTTTGTTGAATGCTTCCTTGCGACGCAGCCAGCAGTTGCTCGATCGCGCCGTGCATGTGAGTCGGGAGTTTCAGGTACCGGCTTCTGGGGAAATTCGCATTGACGATGATGTGGCCCATGGGATCAGCCGTACGGCCAGGGAAACCAATGCCAGTCTGATTTTGATGGGATGGAGCGAAACCACAGGCTTACGGGCACGCTTGTTTGGTACGGTGGTGGATAGCGTTTTCTGGTCGGCTCATTGTCCGGTGGCGATGGTACGGTTGTTGGACGACCCGGTGAATATCCATCGGATTTTGGTACCGGTGAAGAATTTAACGCCGCAAGCGATACGTGCGGTGCGATTTGCCCAGTTGTTTGCCGACAGTAACCAGGCGGAAGTTATTTTGTTACACGTGTGCGATCGCCGCACACCAGAAGAACAGATTGATGCTTTTGAGAAAGAGATGTCCCATGCTTTTTCACAAGTGTCCTTTAGCGGTACCACCAGCATCAAGACCATTCCTGGGGATGAGGCAGCACCAGTGATTTTAGAAGTGGCGAAATCGGTGGATATGGTGGTTCTGCGATCGGTACGCCGGCGTACGGCTGGTGGGTTGTCGGTGAGCGACGTTACCACGCAAGTCATTAAGGAGTTAACCTGTTCGTTGGTCTTATTTGGAGAACCCCATAGTTAA
- the trxA gene encoding thioredoxin translates to MGYSIAVADHNFEEEVLAKSKEMPVIVDFYADWCGPCKMLSPLLEEIASEYDCVVAKVDVDQNQQVAQAYQVQGIPDVKIFRDGEVIEGFVGVLQRPQLRELLAKCNIKSAIDEAIAAVKQQEEAGKVEQAKTEFLHLLEKYPQNAQVTLEAAKLFVRTNELNQAKEIIDSASSDDRNLLDAFSSIKALIHFQEECQNDSGDSEVAQLYAQACCLAVAEKYQEALDKFLQVVSKDRKFKDDGGRKAAIAIFNLLGNEHPLTAEYRRHLTSVLY, encoded by the coding sequence ATGGGATATTCGATTGCGGTTGCCGACCACAACTTTGAAGAAGAAGTTTTGGCGAAGTCCAAAGAAATGCCGGTCATTGTTGATTTTTATGCAGATTGGTGCGGTCCTTGCAAAATGCTCTCGCCTTTGCTGGAGGAAATTGCCAGCGAATACGATTGCGTGGTCGCTAAGGTGGATGTGGATCAAAACCAACAGGTGGCGCAAGCCTACCAGGTACAGGGAATTCCCGATGTGAAGATTTTCCGCGATGGTGAGGTGATTGAGGGGTTTGTGGGAGTTTTACAAAGACCCCAATTGAGAGAGCTGTTAGCAAAGTGTAACATCAAATCTGCCATAGACGAAGCGATCGCGGCGGTGAAGCAACAGGAAGAGGCTGGTAAGGTCGAACAGGCCAAAACCGAATTTCTCCATTTGCTAGAAAAATATCCCCAAAACGCGCAAGTAACTCTAGAAGCAGCGAAACTGTTTGTACGAACCAACGAGTTGAATCAAGCCAAAGAAATTATTGATTCGGCCTCTAGCGACGATCGTAATTTGCTCGATGCCTTTAGTAGCATCAAAGCGTTGATTCATTTTCAAGAAGAATGCCAAAATGACAGCGGCGATAGCGAAGTGGCACAGTTGTATGCCCAAGCCTGCTGTCTGGCAGTGGCAGAAAAATACCAAGAGGCACTTGACAAATTTCTGCAAGTGGTATCCAAAGACCGGAAATTTAAAGATGATGGGGGACGCAAAGCCGCGATCGCGATTTTCAACCTACTAGGCAACGAACATCCCCTGACCGCAGAATACCGCCGCCACCTCACCTCGGTTTTGTATTAA
- a CDS encoding cobyrinic acid a,c-diamide synthase: MLLPGERQSDRLWEKLPKEAKKWAENLPWEQRRYVLSLCHLLLASPPDKQAEFLDEYTADGLVSRSLADYDTKQKVLRYLQYFQIKTSLEESVMRDYIRQFYVHCAQDLHRQPELYLKVAIRLLSSTQECNNAFNYILGFEVFKMLFRMSWLQHERLYSIQKNQEEFLENYIKPIQHTHKVNGIIVPKDEKIFFAKRDYFVKVPKIKERKLIELVMATFTAEAVTNFGFSLIRHPNSMQFDADFIYRPETERIFS, from the coding sequence ATGCTACTTCCCGGCGAAAGACAATCCGACCGGCTTTGGGAAAAATTACCGAAAGAAGCAAAAAAATGGGCAGAAAATCTTCCCTGGGAACAGAGGCGTTACGTTCTGTCTTTATGCCATCTTTTGCTCGCTTCACCACCCGATAAACAAGCAGAATTTCTAGACGAATACACGGCAGATGGCTTGGTTTCCCGGAGTTTGGCGGATTACGATACCAAACAAAAAGTGTTGCGCTACTTGCAATACTTCCAAATTAAAACTTCTTTGGAAGAATCGGTGATGCGCGATTATATCCGCCAATTTTACGTCCACTGTGCCCAAGATTTACACCGCCAGCCGGAATTGTATCTGAAGGTTGCCATTCGCCTGTTGAGCAGTACCCAAGAGTGCAACAACGCTTTTAACTATATTTTGGGGTTTGAAGTTTTTAAGATGCTGTTTCGCATGAGTTGGCTGCAGCACGAGCGTCTTTATTCTATCCAGAAAAATCAAGAAGAATTTTTGGAAAATTACATCAAACCCATTCAGCATACCCATAAAGTAAACGGGATTATCGTTCCCAAAGATGAAAAGATTTTCTTTGCCAAGCGGGATTATTTTGTGAAAGTTCCCAAAATCAAGGAACGAAAACTCATCGAACTGGTTATGGCTACGTTTACTGCTGAAGCTGTCACCAACTTTGGGTTTTCTTTAATTCGCCATCCCAATTCGATGCAATTTGATGCGGATTTTATTTATCGACCGGAAACGGAAAGAATCTTTTCCTAG
- a CDS encoding lecithin retinol acyltransferase family protein, whose product MARGDHIFVDQHRGLYDHHAIDCGDGTVIEYSRIHGVRRMDLEEFRKGNPLFVKKYRDSYPPDRVVQRAESRLGEKKYNIVSNNCEHFVTWCKIGQQNSEQIRDLAALLGSGFVGGVAGVMGGAVLGGVTGLSLIGVYGLSDLIQRGLNTDDPKTALALFEQAYGHAVVAEKKLNAEYEEALHQVDTWQEKAALALKKHEESLARSALEHKRDATARATRLHHQLQQLKQIGRSLKQKIVTLRYYYRQRKMKQ is encoded by the coding sequence ATGGCCCGAGGCGATCATATTTTTGTAGACCAACATCGGGGATTGTACGACCACCACGCGATCGATTGCGGGGATGGTACTGTTATCGAATATTCTCGCATCCATGGCGTTCGTCGTATGGATTTGGAGGAATTTCGCAAAGGCAACCCATTGTTTGTGAAAAAATACCGCGATAGCTATCCGCCGGATAGGGTGGTACAAAGAGCAGAAAGTCGCTTGGGGGAGAAAAAATATAATATTGTGAGCAACAATTGCGAACATTTCGTTACCTGGTGCAAAATCGGTCAACAGAATAGCGAGCAAATTCGTGATTTGGCGGCTTTGTTGGGTAGCGGTTTTGTTGGCGGCGTGGCTGGGGTTATGGGAGGTGCCGTTTTGGGTGGGGTGACGGGATTAAGCCTCATTGGGGTTTACGGTCTTTCCGATCTAATTCAGCGTGGTTTGAACACCGACGATCCAAAAACAGCTTTGGCGCTTTTCGAGCAAGCCTATGGCCATGCTGTTGTGGCGGAAAAGAAATTAAATGCTGAATATGAAGAAGCTTTACATCAAGTCGATACTTGGCAAGAAAAGGCGGCTTTGGCATTAAAAAAACACGAAGAAAGTTTAGCTCGTTCGGCATTGGAACACAAGCGAGATGCGACCGCCCGCGCTACTCGCCTCCACCACCAATTACAGCAGTTAAAACAAATTGGCCGTTCGCTCAAGCAAAAAATAGTGACGTTGCGATATTACTACCGTCAGCGCAAAATGAAACAATAG
- a CDS encoding ATP-binding protein, translating to MSQDQRNQLENIAVDGSGNTITFAPVQTTIETQILQISAREITQRELIKHSPYQGLKRFNTKDRDRFFGRDKLIQQLLNSINRNRLILVTGASGSGKSSVIRAGVIPELRKSLASEEFYDC from the coding sequence ATGAGCCAGGACCAACGGAACCAGCTAGAGAATATTGCGGTAGATGGCAGCGGTAACACCATTACCTTTGCCCCCGTGCAAACCACCATCGAAACCCAAATCCTGCAAATTTCGGCGCGGGAAATTACCCAGCGAGAACTCATCAAACATTCTCCCTATCAAGGGTTAAAACGCTTCAATACCAAAGATCGCGATCGCTTTTTTGGGCGAGATAAACTCATTCAACAGTTGCTCAACAGCATCAATCGCAACCGCTTGATTTTGGTAACTGGTGCTTCTGGCAGTGGCAAATCCTCCGTTATTCGAGCCGGCGTGATTCCAGAACTGCGGAAATCATTGGCAAGCGAAGAATTTTACGATTGCTAG
- a CDS encoding DUF6439 family protein — protein sequence MTQSTPMPTDRLENPTSAALQSYSTEELTQALVERLSITNSDWHKLKGNRKARAKEQAATALMLLLKDQPEAALERLQQATGWLDGSISAPPCPTHGHHRAK from the coding sequence ATGACTCAATCTACACCAATGCCCACCGACCGTCTAGAAAATCCCACATCAGCCGCCTTACAATCCTACAGTACCGAAGAACTAACCCAGGCTTTGGTAGAACGCCTGAGCATTACCAACAGCGACTGGCACAAACTCAAAGGCAACCGCAAAGCCCGGGCTAAGGAACAAGCCGCAACTGCCTTGATGCTTCTGCTCAAAGACCAACCAGAAGCCGCCCTGGAAAGGTTACAGCAAGCCACCGGCTGGTTGGATGGTTCCATTTCCGCCCCACCGTGTCCTACCCACGGTCATCATCGGGCAAAATAG
- a CDS encoding UbiD family decarboxylase has product MARDLRGFLKQLEDKGQLRRISALVDPDLEIAEISDRMLKGGGPALLFENVKGSNHPVAINLLGTEERICWAMNMSEPAELEELGKKLAMLQQPKPPKKISQAVDFGKVLFDVLKAKPGRNFFPPCQQVVVEGDELNLHDLPLIRPYPNDAGKIITLGLVMTKDCETGTPNVGVYRLQLQSHNTMTVHWLSVRGGARHLRKAAENGQKLEIAIALGIDPLLVMAAATPIPVDLSEWLFAGLYGGSGVKLAKCKTLDLEVPADAELILEGTITPGETMPDGPFGDHMGYYGGVEDAPLIRFHCMTHRKDPIYLTTFSGRPPKEEAMLAIALNRIYTPILREQVSEIVDFFLPMESLSYKAAIISIKKAYPGQARRAALAFWSALPQFTYTKFVIVVDQDINIRDPRQVVWAISSKVDPSRDVFVLENTPFDSLDFASEKIGLGGRMGIDATTKVPPETEHEWGEPTESDPDVAAMVDRRWSEYGLDDVNLQEIDPSLFGYDLRSWQSRR; this is encoded by the coding sequence ATGGCCAGAGATTTACGGGGATTTTTAAAACAATTAGAAGACAAAGGGCAGTTGCGGCGGATTTCTGCCCTCGTAGACCCAGATTTAGAAATTGCCGAAATTTCCGATCGCATGTTAAAAGGTGGCGGACCGGCATTGCTCTTTGAAAACGTGAAAGGGTCCAATCACCCAGTTGCCATTAACCTGTTGGGAACCGAAGAACGCATTTGCTGGGCAATGAACATGTCAGAACCCGCCGAGTTGGAGGAATTGGGGAAAAAGCTGGCGATGCTGCAACAACCCAAGCCTCCCAAAAAGATTTCCCAGGCGGTGGATTTTGGCAAAGTTCTGTTTGATGTTCTCAAAGCCAAACCAGGTCGCAATTTCTTCCCTCCCTGCCAGCAAGTGGTGGTGGAAGGAGACGAGTTGAATTTACACGATTTGCCCTTAATTCGCCCCTATCCCAACGATGCTGGCAAAATTATTACCCTGGGGCTGGTGATGACCAAAGATTGCGAAACGGGAACCCCGAATGTGGGCGTTTATCGCCTGCAACTGCAATCCCACAATACCATGACCGTTCATTGGCTGTCGGTTCGCGGCGGGGCGAGACACCTGCGAAAAGCAGCAGAAAACGGGCAAAAGCTGGAAATTGCCATTGCTTTAGGCATCGATCCGTTATTGGTGATGGCGGCGGCAACGCCGATTCCGGTGGATTTGTCGGAGTGGTTGTTTGCTGGATTGTACGGCGGTTCTGGGGTCAAGCTTGCCAAATGCAAAACCTTGGATTTGGAAGTACCTGCCGATGCTGAATTGATCCTAGAAGGAACCATTACCCCTGGCGAAACCATGCCCGACGGTCCTTTTGGCGACCACATGGGCTACTATGGCGGGGTGGAAGATGCCCCTTTGATTCGCTTCCACTGCATGACCCACCGTAAAGACCCGATTTATTTAACTACCTTTAGCGGTCGTCCTCCTAAAGAAGAAGCAATGCTCGCGATCGCACTCAATCGCATTTATACACCTATTTTACGGGAACAGGTATCGGAAATTGTAGACTTTTTCCTACCCATGGAATCCCTCAGCTACAAGGCGGCGATTATTTCCATTAAAAAAGCCTATCCAGGGCAAGCCCGTCGGGCAGCGTTGGCGTTTTGGAGTGCCCTGCCGCAGTTTACCTATACCAAATTTGTCATTGTGGTAGACCAAGATATTAACATTCGCGACCCCCGTCAGGTGGTTTGGGCGATATCTTCTAAAGTAGATCCCAGCCGCGATGTGTTTGTCTTGGAAAATACGCCCTTCGATAGTTTGGATTTTGCCAGCGAGAAAATTGGCTTGGGCGGCAGAATGGGCATCGATGCCACCACAAAAGTTCCCCCAGAAACAGAACACGAATGGGGGGAACCCACCGAATCCGACCCAGACGTAGCGGCGATGGTAGACCGGCGTTGGTCGGAATACGGCTTAGATGATGTCAATTTGCAAGAAATCGACCCCAGTTTGTTTGGCTACGATTTGCGTAGCTGGCAGTCGCGGCGGTGA
- a CDS encoding AI-2E family transporter — MELNNRIPGWLVFLLIFPLIVLNGWVMLVVIDYFQTLITSFIAAALLAFLLNYPVQLLEKYGIRRGYAVLLVFLVVVSLLVTGAILGIPVLAGEFNKLVNRLPSWIESANLQFQAVFNWIDLNTSSFETDVEAWNTAIKSKLKNELQAFLIGLPNFALGTINNLFQIVFIGVLTVFFAIFGPTFLHNLTHALFSSERGDRILDLLGQNFNSYVVNQVTLASAIGLSMIPIFLLLNVPFALLFSLGIGLMGLIPFCAILSIFAVSFLLALKSFWLGIKVLAIALLVDQLIENTVTPRLLGSLTGLNPIVVLFSLMVGVQVAGYLGVLIAVPVAATIKSAIATMKPSPSQVASQPSPILYPASDSWKSGKLENEA, encoded by the coding sequence ATGGAGTTGAACAATCGCATACCAGGCTGGCTTGTATTTTTACTAATTTTCCCCCTCATCGTGCTCAATGGTTGGGTGATGCTGGTCGTGATTGATTATTTTCAAACGTTGATTACCTCGTTTATTGCTGCGGCATTGTTGGCGTTTTTGTTGAACTATCCAGTACAACTGCTGGAAAAGTACGGGATTCGGCGAGGTTATGCGGTGTTGCTGGTCTTTTTGGTGGTGGTTTCGCTGTTGGTGACGGGCGCGATTTTAGGAATTCCGGTACTGGCAGGGGAGTTTAACAAGCTGGTCAACCGACTGCCAAGTTGGATCGAGTCAGCAAATCTCCAATTTCAAGCTGTTTTTAATTGGATCGATCTGAATACGAGCAGTTTCGAGACTGATGTTGAGGCTTGGAATACCGCGATCAAGTCGAAGTTGAAAAATGAGTTGCAGGCGTTTTTAATTGGTTTGCCCAATTTTGCCCTCGGGACGATTAATAATTTGTTCCAAATTGTTTTTATTGGTGTGCTTACGGTTTTCTTTGCCATCTTTGGACCGACGTTTCTCCACAATTTAACGCATGCTTTGTTTTCCAGCGAACGGGGCGATCGCATTTTGGACTTACTTGGTCAAAATTTCAACAGCTACGTGGTCAATCAGGTGACTTTGGCAAGTGCCATTGGTCTTTCTATGATTCCCATATTTTTGTTGCTCAACGTGCCTTTTGCGTTGCTGTTTAGTTTGGGAATTGGCCTTATGGGGTTGATTCCTTTTTGTGCTATTTTGAGTATTTTTGCGGTGAGTTTTCTGTTGGCGTTGAAAAGTTTTTGGCTGGGGATTAAAGTATTGGCGATCGCTTTGCTGGTGGACCAACTGATTGAGAATACGGTGACTCCCCGTTTGTTGGGCAGTTTGACCGGCTTAAACCCAATTGTAGTGTTGTTTTCCCTGATGGTGGGGGTGCAGGTAGCTGGGTATTTGGGGGTCTTGATTGCTGTTCCCGTCGCCGCTACCATCAAAAGTGCGATCGCGACCATGAAACCTTCCCCATCGCAAGTGGCGTCGCAACCCTCTCCCATTCTCTACCCAGCATCGGATAGTTGGAAATCGGGAAAATTGGAAAACGAAGCATAA